One Silene latifolia isolate original U9 population chromosome 4, ASM4854445v1, whole genome shotgun sequence DNA segment encodes these proteins:
- the LOC141651926 gene encoding uncharacterized protein LOC141651926, which produces MASSSVYKMKEIALREINGGHDESYKLLCQYVEMIKLTNPGSIAHCSGTYMGNPEKTLKFKSIFISFQAQFVGLIRGCRSLIGVDGAHLKGNHGGVLLSAVALDGNNEMFPVAIAVVEAENKDSWCSFFTFLKQCVAESGRTNWTIISDRQKGVEPTLDMVWPDAYRRFCARHLCKNFKQQYPGLLLYKLFWMVVNATSEYTFKRALEQVVQHGGNGCARWFLDLGDKEQWTKHKFDPELSCEDNTSNFVESFNSTLGVHKTNPVLSLLEGVRRMTMISGIPCKHAIRAILEAKRNPKDYVNDWFSVKRYKEAYGLSIHPIADKAQWPVFDVPYLEPPTLRRSIGRPSRNRRREPGEEQKKGKRSVTVKCTKCGCFGHNKKTCKGGYTAKQRQELQGKFSKKPAHQGLTKASTSNFASLNDLETIIMGSASTSTQPQEKGGTQKADVKEWRKIKVKRI; this is translated from the exons ATGGCAAGTAGTTCAGTGTACAAGATGAAAGAAATAGCATTGAGGGAAATCAATGGAGGACATGATGAGTCTTATAAGCTACTTTGTCAATATGTTGAAATGATAAAACTAACTAACCCAGGGAGTATTGCACATTGTTCTGGAACATACATGGGTAATCCAGAGAAGACTCTCAAGTTCAAGTCAATCTTCATATCTTTTCAAGCTCAGTTTGTGGGGTTAATTAGAGGCTGCAGGAGTTTGATAGGGGTTGATGGTGCACACCTCAAAGGAAATCATGGGGGTGTATTATTATCTGCAGTAGCCCTTGATGGGAACAATGAAATGTTTCCTGTTGCAATTGCAGTAGTTGAAGCCGAAAATAAGGACAGTTGGTGTAGCTTCTTTACATTCTTAAAGCAATGTGTGGCTGAAAGTGGTAGGACAAACTGGACAATAATTTCTGATAGGCAAAAG GGCGTTGAGCCAACCTTGGACATGGTTTGGCCCGATGCTTATAGAAGGTTTTGTGCTCGACATTTATGCAAGAATTTCAAGCAGCAATATCCTGGATTATTGTTGTACAAACTATTTtggatggttgtaaatgcaacaTCAGAGTACACATTCAAGAGAGCTTTAGAGCAAGTTGTTCAACATGGAGGAAATGGTTGTGCAAGATGGTTTCTTGATTTGGGGGACAAAGAACAATGGACTAAGCATAAATTTGATCCAGAACTTTCATGTGAAGATAACACAAGCAATTTTGTTGAGAGTTTTAATAGTACTCTTGGAGTACATAAAACAAATCCAGTTCTAAGCTTACTTGAAG GTGTCAGAAGAATGACAATG ATTAGTGGGATACCCTGCAAACATGCCATTAGGGCAATTTTAGAGGCAAAAAGAAATCCAAAAGACTATGTTAATGATTGGTTTTCTGTGAAGAGGTACAAAGAAGCTTATGGGTTGTCCATTCACCCCATAGCCGATAAAGCGCAATGGCCAGTTTTTGATGTTCCTTACTTGGAACCTCCAACCCTAAGGAGATCCATTGGTAGGCCATCAAGAAATAGAAGAAGAGAACCAGGGGAGGAGCAAAAGAAGGGCAAAAGGTCTGTAACTGTCAAGTGTACAAAGTGTGGGTGCTTTGGACATAATAAGAAGACTTGCAAGGGTGGATACACTGCAAAACAAAGGCAAGAACTTCAAGGAAAGTTTAGTAAGAAACCCGCACATCAAGGGTTAACCAAAGCATCCACTTCTAATTTTGCTTCATTGAATGACTTGGAAACAATAATTATGGGAAGTGCATCAACATCAACTCAACCACAG GAAAAAGGTGGAACACAAAAAGCTGATGTAAAGGAGTGGAGGAAAATTAAAGTGAAGAGAATTTAA
- the LOC141653825 gene encoding uncharacterized protein LOC141653825: protein MASHKILSCVVFFVLGVGICSATRALLTYELGVVGHGTGIVEGHAGAGVGVGVGLGGYAGGGGGGSGGGGGAAAGEGGGHAGGYGSGGGEGGGAAGGAAAYGGGAGGGSGGGGAYGAGGSHAGGYGGGEGGGHGAGYAGGGAGGAAGGGGGGSGGGSGSAYGGGAGEASGGGYGSGGGAGGGYGGEGGHAGGAGGGGGSGGGGAYAGGAQAGGYGAGEGAGGGHGGGYIP from the coding sequence ATGGCTTCTCATAAAATATTATCTTGTGTTGTTTTCTTTGTTTTGGGTGTAGGTATATGTTCGGCTACTCGGGCTCTCCTTACTTATGAGCTAGGAGTTGTTGGGCATGGCACTGGCATTGTAGAAGGCCATGCTGGTGCTGGTGTCGGTGTTGGTGTTGGTTTAGGAGGGTATGCTGGTGGAGGGGGAGGTGgaagtggtggtggtggaggtgcCGCGGCTGGTGAAGGTGGCGGACATGCTGGTGGATATGGAAGCGGCGGTGGCGAAGGAGGAGGTGCTGCTGGTGGTGCTGCAGCATACGGTGGTGGTgctggtggtggtagtggtggtggtggcgcgTATGGGGCTGGAGGTAGCCATGCGGGTGGTTATGGTGGCGGTGAAGGTGGAGGTCATGGAGCTGGGTATGCTGGTGGTGGGGCTGGTGGGGCCGctggtggaggtggtggaggaAGTGGTGGTGGCAGTGGTAGTGCTTATGGTGGCGGTGCAGGTGAAGCATCAGGAGGTGGTTACGGAAGTGGGGGTGGAGCTGGCGGTGGATATGGAGGTGAAGGGGGACATGCAGGGGGTGCGGGTGGAGGCGGTGGATCAGGTGGTGGAGGTGCGTATGCAGGTGGGGCCCAAGCAGGGGGATACGGTGCTGGTGAAGGTGCTGGAGGTGGTCATGGAGGAGGATACATTCCTTGA